A single Thermaerobacter sp. FW80 DNA region contains:
- the recN gene encoding DNA repair protein RecN — protein MLAELVIENIALIDEARVAFGPGLNLLTGETGAGKSILIDALGLALGERASLDRVREGAVAGRVDAVFVLDPGPPAGLQALLAEAGLEPDEDGRLILSREITRAGRSAARINGRPVTTALLRRVGAHLVEIHGQGDNQALLDPEQQLEWLDALAGADVARLRAQLAERVAALRQVGARLQALVADPRQRERELDLLRFQRDEIDGARLTPGEEEELTARRRLLAGAERLAQQLGAAYEELYAAGSSAADRLATAARALEEAAAVDPSLQDLARRVRGLEYEVEEAARDVRARADTVEHDPAALAQVEERLAQLQDLKRKYGETVEEILAYREQVAQRIAELEDAAQRAAALEAERRRLLEECGRLARRLHEARRRAAERLARELRPILASLGMPGAGLSVAFRTVPDPDGVPWEDGSVRLTERGVDRVEFLLAANPGEPPRPLARAASGGERSRVMLALRSLHVAAGDVPTVVFDEVDAGVGGETAWAVGQRLARLAEHRQVLCVTHLAPISALADRHLAVHKETRGGRTRTRIRPLTGEERLRELARMLGTGVGEQGTDAARLLLERARAMRRAG, from the coding sequence GTGCTGGCGGAACTGGTGATCGAGAACATCGCCCTGATCGACGAGGCCCGCGTGGCGTTCGGCCCGGGCCTGAACCTGCTCACGGGCGAGACCGGCGCCGGCAAGTCCATCCTCATCGACGCGCTGGGGCTGGCCCTGGGGGAGCGGGCCAGCCTGGACCGGGTGCGGGAAGGGGCGGTGGCGGGCCGGGTGGATGCGGTGTTCGTCCTCGACCCCGGTCCGCCGGCCGGGCTGCAGGCGCTCCTGGCCGAGGCCGGGCTGGAGCCCGACGAGGACGGCCGGCTGATCCTGAGCCGGGAGATCACCCGGGCCGGCCGCAGCGCGGCCCGCATCAACGGGCGGCCGGTCACCACCGCCCTGCTGCGCCGGGTGGGGGCGCACCTGGTCGAGATCCACGGGCAGGGCGACAACCAGGCGCTGCTCGATCCGGAGCAGCAGCTGGAGTGGCTGGACGCCCTGGCGGGAGCGGACGTGGCCCGCCTGCGGGCGCAGCTGGCCGAGCGCGTCGCCGCCCTGCGCCAGGTGGGCGCGCGCCTGCAGGCGCTGGTGGCGGATCCTCGCCAGCGCGAGCGGGAGCTGGACCTGCTGCGCTTCCAGCGCGACGAGATCGACGGCGCGCGGCTGACGCCCGGCGAGGAGGAGGAGCTGACCGCCCGGCGGCGTCTGCTGGCGGGGGCCGAGCGCCTCGCCCAGCAGCTTGGCGCGGCGTACGAGGAGCTCTACGCCGCCGGCTCGTCCGCGGCAGACCGGTTGGCCACCGCCGCCCGGGCGCTGGAGGAGGCGGCGGCCGTCGACCCCAGCCTGCAGGACCTGGCCCGGCGGGTGCGCGGGTTGGAGTACGAGGTGGAGGAGGCCGCCCGCGACGTGCGCGCCCGCGCCGACACGGTGGAACACGATCCGGCGGCCCTCGCCCAGGTGGAGGAGCGGCTGGCCCAGCTGCAGGACCTCAAGCGCAAGTACGGCGAGACGGTGGAGGAGATCCTGGCCTACCGGGAGCAGGTGGCGCAGCGCATCGCCGAGCTCGAAGACGCCGCGCAACGGGCGGCGGCGCTGGAGGCCGAGCGACGGCGGCTGCTGGAGGAGTGCGGCCGGCTGGCGCGCCGCCTGCACGAGGCCCGTCGCCGGGCGGCGGAACGGTTGGCCCGGGAGCTCCGCCCCATCCTGGCGAGCCTCGGCATGCCCGGGGCCGGCCTCTCCGTCGCCTTCCGCACCGTGCCCGACCCCGACGGCGTGCCGTGGGAGGACGGGTCGGTCCGCCTCACCGAGCGGGGCGTCGATCGGGTGGAGTTCCTCCTGGCCGCCAATCCGGGCGAGCCGCCGCGGCCGCTGGCCCGGGCGGCGTCGGGCGGCGAGCGCTCGCGGGTCATGCTGGCGCTCCGCAGCCTGCACGTGGCCGCGGGGGACGTGCCCACCGTCGTCTTCGACGAGGTCGACGCCGGCGTGGGCGGCGAGACGGCGTGGGCCGTCGGCCAGCGCCTGGCGCGGCTGGCGGAGCACCGCCAGGTGTTGTGCGTCACCCACCTGGCCCCCATCAGCGCGCTGGCGGATCGGCACCTGGCCGTGCACAAGGAGACCCGCGGCGGCCGCACCCGCACCCGCATCCGGCCGCTGACGGGCGAAGAGCGGCTGCGCGAGCTGGCGCGCATGCTGGGTACCGGCGTCGGCGAACAGGGGACCGACGCCGCGCGGCTGTTGCTCGAACGCGCCCGCGCCATGCGGCGCGCGGGCTAG
- the argR gene encoding arginine repressor, giving the protein MKSKRQRLILEIIQARPIETQEELVRELERRGMPATQATVSRDIKELGLIKTPTGDGRYCYALPDAAPGGRERLRRLFRESLLDIDTSENLVVVKTLRGTAAAAGEAIDQLGWPEIVGTVAGDNTVLVVVRSREVAPLVADRFRELAR; this is encoded by the coding sequence GTGAAGTCCAAGCGGCAGCGCCTGATCCTGGAGATCATCCAGGCGCGGCCCATCGAGACCCAGGAGGAGCTGGTGCGCGAGCTGGAGCGCCGCGGCATGCCGGCGACCCAGGCGACGGTCTCGCGGGACATCAAGGAGCTCGGCCTGATCAAGACACCCACCGGCGACGGCCGATACTGCTATGCCCTGCCCGACGCCGCGCCCGGGGGCCGGGAGCGGCTGCGGCGCCTGTTCCGCGAGTCCCTGCTGGACATCGACACCAGCGAGAACCTGGTGGTGGTCAAGACGCTGCGGGGCACGGCGGCGGCGGCGGGGGAGGCCATCGACCAGCTGGGCTGGCCGGAGATCGTCGGCACCGTGGCCGGCGACAACACCGTCCTGGTCGTGGTGCGGTCGCGGGAGGTCGCTCCCCTGGTGGCCGACCGCTTCCGCGAGCTGGCCCGGTGA
- a CDS encoding NAD(+)/NADH kinase, whose translation MGYHGDRQGTNPAAEGSAVEAPGPGAGGTQAAGGEPVEWVAVVATKPSGQALARQLVPWLDRRGVRVVDLSAAEGPPRPPGRWPRGRGLGLSLGGDGTLLRAARLVPAEVPLLGVNLGRVGFLTELGPAEVWDVLPDVLRGRFVLDERRVLEGMVDGEALWAVNDLVVRSGATARLLRLRVRVDDQLAAEVAGDGIVVATATGSTAYALAAGGPAVPPDLECLVVVPLSAFTLAVRPFLLAPQRHVAVELLDGEAAVTADGQETRPLSAGGVLRAGLGRRRLRLVRRHPWPFYEVMRAKLFTPPEGGGRR comes from the coding sequence ATGGGATACCATGGAGATCGCCAGGGGACGAACCCGGCCGCCGAGGGGTCGGCGGTGGAGGCGCCGGGGCCCGGCGCCGGCGGGACGCAGGCCGCCGGCGGCGAACCCGTGGAGTGGGTGGCGGTGGTGGCCACCAAGCCGAGCGGGCAGGCGCTGGCCCGGCAGCTGGTCCCCTGGCTCGACCGCCGGGGCGTCCGGGTCGTCGACCTCAGTGCGGCCGAGGGCCCGCCGCGCCCCCCCGGCCGGTGGCCGCGGGGGCGCGGCCTGGGCCTTTCGCTGGGCGGCGACGGCACCCTGTTGCGGGCGGCGCGCCTGGTGCCGGCGGAGGTGCCGCTCCTCGGGGTGAACCTGGGCCGCGTCGGCTTCCTGACGGAGCTCGGACCCGCGGAGGTCTGGGACGTGCTGCCCGACGTGCTGCGCGGCCGGTTCGTCCTGGACGAGCGGCGCGTCCTCGAGGGGATGGTGGACGGCGAGGCGCTCTGGGCCGTCAACGACCTGGTGGTGCGCAGCGGTGCGACGGCCCGCCTGCTGCGGCTGCGCGTCCGGGTGGACGACCAGCTGGCGGCGGAGGTCGCCGGCGACGGCATCGTCGTGGCGACGGCGACGGGGTCCACCGCCTACGCGCTGGCGGCCGGCGGGCCCGCCGTCCCGCCGGACCTGGAGTGCCTGGTGGTGGTCCCCCTGAGCGCCTTCACCCTCGCCGTGCGGCCCTTCCTCCTGGCGCCGCAGCGCCACGTGGCGGTGGAGCTGCTGGACGGCGAGGCGGCGGTCACCGCCGACGGCCAGGAGACGCGGCCGCTGTCGGCCGGGGGCGTCCTCCGCGCCGGCCTCGGCCGGCGCAGGCTGCGCCTGGTGCGGCGTCACCCCTGGCCCTTCTACGAGGTCATGCGGGCCAAGCTGTTCACCCCGCCCGAAGGAGGGGGGCGCCGGTGA
- a CDS encoding M20 family metallopeptidase — protein MVPDIASTNDPMDDPMDDPSSADRGEGARGAAPEAAGGEASPAAAAAPWLARWLDGRREAMVRLLEALVNRDSPSDHKPSLDEVATFLEGELTRRGAWVERVRQREAGDHLIARFFPAEGADPAGGRDPAATRDPGGAAAAGDPDDGTAAGRQQAPAAGRRGVLLLGHYDTVWPPGEAARRPFRREGARGYGPGAFDMKGGIVIALAALDALAALARAQAARATAAGAAEAGSAGAAGGTAVVLPPVTLLLTADEETGSRTSRALIEALARQHQAVLVLEPAAGDRLKTARKGVGDFRLVVEGREAHAGNDPGRGVSAVEELARQVLRLHALTDPGRGTTVNVGVVRGGLRPNVVAGRAEAAVDVRVPSMAEARRLEELFRRWEPVHPAARVRLLGSFSRPPMEFTPANRALFRRAKAVGSWLGMTVEGAAVGGASDGNFTSALGIPTLDGLGAVGDGAHAPDEHVDLDALPRRAALLAALVLDLGVRPLDDPSGDPGGDGKAVAP, from the coding sequence ATGGTACCGGACATCGCCTCCACGAACGACCCCATGGACGATCCCATGGACGATCCCTCCAGCGCGGACCGCGGCGAGGGGGCCCGCGGGGCGGCGCCCGAGGCGGCCGGCGGGGAGGCGTCGCCGGCGGCGGCCGCAGCCCCGTGGCTCGCCCGGTGGCTGGACGGCCGCCGCGAGGCGATGGTCCGCCTGCTGGAGGCGTTGGTGAACCGCGACTCGCCCAGCGACCACAAGCCCTCGTTGGATGAGGTGGCGACCTTCCTCGAAGGCGAGCTGACCCGACGGGGAGCCTGGGTCGAGCGCGTGCGGCAGCGCGAGGCCGGTGACCACCTGATCGCCCGTTTCTTCCCCGCAGAGGGCGCGGACCCCGCCGGCGGCCGCGACCCCGCCGCGACCCGCGACCCCGGCGGCGCCGCCGCGGCCGGGGACCCCGACGACGGGACGGCGGCCGGCCGCCAGCAGGCGCCGGCAGCCGGTCGCCGGGGGGTGCTGCTCCTCGGCCACTACGACACGGTGTGGCCGCCGGGCGAGGCAGCCCGCCGCCCGTTCCGCCGGGAGGGGGCGCGGGGCTACGGTCCCGGCGCCTTCGACATGAAGGGCGGGATCGTCATCGCCCTGGCGGCCTTGGACGCCCTGGCCGCGCTGGCCAGGGCGCAGGCGGCGCGGGCGACTGCGGCCGGGGCGGCGGAGGCCGGGTCGGCCGGGGCGGCCGGCGGGACGGCCGTCGTCCTCCCGCCGGTGACGCTGCTGCTGACCGCCGACGAGGAGACGGGCAGCCGGACCTCCCGGGCGCTGATCGAGGCGCTGGCCCGCCAGCACCAGGCGGTGCTGGTGCTGGAGCCGGCGGCCGGGGACCGCCTGAAGACGGCGCGCAAGGGGGTGGGCGACTTCCGCCTGGTCGTCGAGGGGCGGGAGGCCCATGCGGGCAACGACCCCGGACGCGGCGTCAGCGCGGTGGAGGAATTGGCGCGGCAGGTGCTGCGGCTCCACGCCCTGACCGATCCCGGACGCGGCACGACGGTGAACGTCGGCGTGGTGCGGGGCGGGCTGCGTCCCAACGTGGTGGCCGGGCGGGCGGAGGCTGCGGTGGACGTGCGCGTGCCCTCCATGGCGGAGGCGCGGCGGCTGGAGGAGCTCTTCCGGCGCTGGGAGCCGGTCCACCCGGCCGCCCGCGTGCGGCTGCTGGGATCGTTCAGCCGACCGCCGATGGAGTTCACCCCCGCCAACCGGGCTCTCTTCCGTCGCGCCAAGGCGGTCGGGAGCTGGCTGGGCATGACCGTGGAGGGCGCGGCCGTGGGCGGCGCCAGCGACGGCAACTTCACCTCGGCGCTGGGGATCCCCACCCTGGACGGGCTGGGCGCCGTCGGCGACGGGGCCCATGCGCCGGACGAACACGTGGACCTGGACGCCCTCCCGCGCCGGGCGGCGCTGCTGGCGGCGCTGGTGCTCGATCTCGGGGTACGGCCGCTGGACGATCCGTCCGGCGACCCGGGCGGCGACGGGAAGGCCGTCGCGCCGTGA
- a CDS encoding dihydrodipicolinate synthase family protein produces the protein MSLDLSGIWAPLVTPFTADEEVDLEALAFNVELYGQTPLRGYVALGTTGEFVHLSDDERGRVIETVVRAARGDHRPVMAGVGGHATRVAVEQARRAADAGAQALLVWPPFYYKAQMDAEALVDYFTAVADASPVPVILYHIPQNTGVALSPAVVGELAAHPRIAGIKDSSGQPSQTIAFLREGGPGFAVFVGSTTALLAGLAAGAAGGILATANVAPYECCEVYEHGRAGRWTEAAEVYRRVAAVDELLSRLGLGAMKAALEMLGYRGGYPRRPLVRPDEAELDRLRLLLREQRLLGC, from the coding sequence GTGAGCCTCGATCTCTCGGGCATCTGGGCGCCGCTGGTGACGCCCTTCACCGCCGACGAGGAGGTCGACCTGGAGGCGCTGGCGTTCAACGTGGAGCTCTACGGGCAGACGCCGCTGCGCGGGTACGTGGCCCTGGGGACCACCGGCGAGTTCGTCCACCTGAGCGATGACGAACGGGGTCGGGTCATCGAGACGGTGGTGCGGGCGGCCCGCGGCGACCACCGCCCGGTGATGGCGGGGGTCGGCGGCCACGCCACGCGCGTGGCGGTCGAACAGGCGCGGCGGGCGGCCGACGCCGGGGCCCAGGCGCTGCTGGTCTGGCCACCCTTCTACTACAAGGCACAGATGGACGCTGAGGCCCTGGTGGACTACTTCACGGCGGTGGCCGACGCCTCGCCCGTGCCGGTGATCCTCTACCACATCCCCCAGAACACCGGCGTCGCCCTCTCGCCCGCCGTCGTGGGCGAGCTGGCGGCCCACCCGAGAATCGCCGGCATCAAGGACAGCTCGGGCCAGCCGTCCCAGACCATCGCCTTCCTGCGGGAGGGCGGCCCCGGCTTCGCGGTCTTCGTCGGGTCGACCACGGCGCTGCTGGCCGGTTTGGCGGCGGGGGCCGCCGGGGGCATCCTGGCGACGGCCAACGTCGCCCCCTACGAGTGCTGCGAGGTCTACGAGCACGGGCGCGCGGGGCGCTGGACGGAGGCGGCCGAGGTCTACCGCCGGGTGGCGGCGGTGGACGAGCTGCTCTCCCGGCTCGGGCTGGGTGCGATGAAGGCCGCCCTGGAGATGCTGGGATACCGCGGGGGCTACCCACGCCGGCCCCTGGTCCGCCCCGACGAGGCGGAGCTCGACCGGTTGCGGTTGCTCCTGCGGGAGCAGCGCTTGCTGGGCTGTTGA
- a CDS encoding TlyA family RNA methyltransferase: MLLVQRGWFDSRSRARAAILAGRVRVDGQVVDKAGTRVDPSAQVEVVGDPIPYVSRGGLKLEHAIRAFDLAPAVRGAVCADIGASTGGFTDCLLQHGARRVYAIDVGYGQLAWRLRQDPRVVVMERVNARYLTPGDLPERVDLVTVDVSFISLRLILPPARDLLVPGGGVVALIKPQFEAGPAEVGKGGVVRDPRVHRRVLAEVTAAADELGLVLLDLTASPIRGADGNREFLALWRSPRAADRVGQAAGGDGSPVAAVLRDRPALAGEARRRCIDGVVS, encoded by the coding sequence GTGCTGCTGGTCCAGCGAGGCTGGTTCGACAGCCGCAGCCGCGCGCGGGCGGCCATCCTGGCGGGCCGGGTGCGGGTGGACGGCCAGGTGGTCGACAAGGCCGGCACCCGGGTGGACCCCTCCGCCCAGGTGGAGGTGGTGGGCGATCCCATCCCGTATGTGAGCCGCGGCGGCCTCAAGCTGGAGCACGCGATCCGCGCCTTCGACCTGGCCCCTGCGGTGCGCGGCGCCGTCTGCGCCGACATCGGCGCCTCCACCGGCGGGTTCACCGACTGCCTACTGCAGCACGGCGCGCGGCGGGTCTACGCCATCGACGTGGGCTACGGCCAGCTGGCCTGGCGCCTCCGCCAAGATCCCCGGGTCGTGGTGATGGAGCGGGTCAACGCCCGGTATCTCACCCCCGGCGATCTGCCCGAGCGGGTCGACCTCGTCACGGTCGACGTCTCCTTCATCTCCCTGCGCCTGATCCTCCCCCCGGCGCGGGACCTCCTCGTGCCGGGGGGCGGCGTCGTCGCCCTGATCAAGCCCCAGTTCGAGGCAGGGCCGGCCGAGGTGGGCAAGGGTGGGGTGGTCCGGGACCCGAGGGTGCACCGCCGGGTGCTCGCCGAGGTGACGGCGGCGGCGGACGAACTCGGCCTTGTGCTCCTCGACCTCACGGCCTCGCCGATCCGCGGCGCCGACGGCAACCGGGAGTTCCTGGCCCTCTGGCGCAGCCCGCGGGCGGCCGACCGGGTGGGCCAGGCGGCCGGCGGCGATGGAAGTCCGGTGGCCGCGGTGCTGCGGGACCGGCCGGCGCTGGCTGGCGAGGCCCGCCGCCGCTGCATCGACGGCGTGGTGTCCTGA
- a CDS encoding polyprenyl synthetase family protein, producing MTDPGAAAEPWRAEVDALAARARQALEAVLPPPEVPPARIHEAMRYSALAGGKLLRPVLVMAAARCVGGPAALTPAVERAAAAVELVHTYSLIHDDLPAMDDDAMRRGQPANHVVFGEAMAILAGDALLTLAFEVLADLPRWGVDPAVAVQVAAELARAAGTQGLIGGQVDDLAATRGAPVDLATLRSIHRRKTGALFCACVRIGARLGGADAAALEALTAYATAFGEAFQIVDDILDVTGDEAELGKPVGSDARRGKVTVPGLVGLEAARRMAAEATERAVASLQPLGQRAAVLAWLARSLLQRRR from the coding sequence GTGACGGACCCGGGGGCCGCCGCCGAGCCATGGCGGGCGGAGGTGGACGCCCTGGCGGCACGGGCCCGCCAGGCCCTGGAGGCGGTGCTGCCGCCGCCGGAGGTCCCGCCCGCCCGGATCCATGAGGCCATGCGCTACAGCGCCCTGGCGGGCGGCAAGCTGTTGCGCCCGGTCCTGGTGATGGCCGCCGCGCGCTGCGTCGGCGGACCCGCGGCGCTGACGCCGGCCGTGGAGCGCGCCGCCGCCGCCGTCGAGCTGGTGCACACGTATTCGCTGATCCACGACGACCTGCCGGCCATGGACGACGACGCCATGCGCCGCGGTCAGCCGGCCAACCACGTGGTCTTCGGCGAGGCGATGGCGATCCTGGCCGGCGACGCCTTGCTGACCCTGGCCTTCGAGGTGCTGGCGGACCTGCCGCGGTGGGGCGTCGACCCGGCGGTGGCGGTGCAGGTGGCGGCGGAGCTGGCGCGGGCCGCGGGGACCCAGGGGCTGATCGGCGGCCAGGTGGACGACCTGGCCGCCACCCGCGGCGCGCCGGTGGACCTGGCGACGCTGCGGTCGATCCACCGCCGCAAGACCGGGGCCCTGTTCTGCGCCTGCGTGCGCATCGGCGCCCGACTGGGCGGAGCCGACGCCGCCGCCCTGGAGGCCCTGACGGCCTACGCCACCGCCTTCGGCGAGGCCTTCCAGATCGTGGACGACATCCTGGACGTCACCGGGGACGAGGCGGAGCTGGGCAAGCCGGTGGGCAGCGACGCGCGCCGGGGCAAGGTGACGGTCCCCGGGCTGGTGGGGCTGGAGGCCGCGCGCCGGATGGCCGCCGAGGCCACGGAGCGGGCCGTGGCCAGCCTGCAGCCCCTTGGCCAGCGGGCGGCCGTCCTGGCCTGGCTTGCCCGGAGCCTCCTGCAGCGGCGGCGCTGA
- the xseB gene encoding exodeoxyribonuclease VII small subunit: protein MVPEEPRGLEEEAAPAAPRSAARSEDEPAGPRARPGGAAGDGGAAGSFPPDGGAGSSPSGDGGRDEGVSRPAVGGGDAAGVAPDGAPRRGAATAPEPSFEAMLAELEAVVRQLESEEADLDRALALFQRGIELVRRCHRRLEAMERQVQWLLEDATGAVRLVPAPELDPAAEGGDNR from the coding sequence ATGGTTCCCGAAGAGCCTCGCGGGCTGGAAGAGGAAGCGGCCCCCGCCGCGCCGCGTTCGGCAGCGCGGAGCGAGGACGAACCGGCCGGGCCGCGTGCCCGCCCAGGGGGCGCCGCGGGGGACGGCGGCGCAGCCGGTTCATTCCCGCCAGACGGCGGAGCCGGTTCGTCGCCATCCGGTGATGGGGGTCGGGACGAAGGGGTCTCGCGACCCGCCGTCGGGGGCGGCGACGCCGCCGGGGTGGCCCCCGACGGGGCGCCGCGGCGGGGTGCGGCCACGGCGCCGGAGCCGTCCTTCGAGGCGATGCTCGCCGAGCTGGAGGCCGTCGTCCGCCAGCTGGAGTCGGAGGAGGCCGACCTGGATCGGGCCCTGGCCCTCTTCCAGCGCGGCATCGAGCTGGTGCGCCGGTGTCACCGCCGCCTGGAGGCCATGGAGCGGCAGGTCCAGTGGCTGCTGGAGGACGCCACGGGCGCGGTCCGCCTGGTGCCCGCCCCGGAACTCGACCCGGCGGCGGAAGGGGGCGACAACCGGTGA
- the xseA gene encoding exodeoxyribonuclease VII large subunit, with protein MRAPGPAPCGERRPQGVPPYLGSAWEGAPTGAVLTVSELTARIRQRLEGDLRLRRVWVRGEINSCRRHSSGHLYFTLQDEAATLRCVMFRGAAARLAFTPEDGLEVVAAGRVGVYGPAGTYQLYVEALEPAGLGALFLALEQRRRRLAREGLFDPERKRPLPPFPRCLGVVTSADGAALRDILQVALRRNPRLRVVVAPVPVQGEGAAQAIAAAIARFNRWGGADVLIVGRGGGAREDLWTFNDEIVVRAVASSRIPVVSAVGHEIDVTLCDLAADARAPTPSAAAAMVVPELGPVQARLAELAHRLETAMRRRLERARRRLDELARRPGLRHPAQQLEDRRRRLRQIEGALRRAMAWRLHGERRRLEALAGRLESLSPLAVLRRGYSITRDATGRVLTDAADLRPGHRVEVLLARGRLEAEVRRVDPEGGATAILDGLRPGEDG; from the coding sequence GTGAGGGCACCGGGTCCAGCGCCCTGCGGGGAGCGGCGACCGCAGGGCGTCCCCCCGTACCTGGGATCGGCGTGGGAAGGGGCCCCGACCGGCGCGGTCCTCACCGTGTCGGAGCTGACCGCCCGCATCCGCCAGCGCCTGGAGGGCGACCTCCGCCTGCGGCGGGTCTGGGTGCGGGGCGAGATCAACAGCTGCCGGCGCCACTCCTCGGGGCACCTCTACTTCACGCTCCAGGACGAGGCCGCGACCTTGCGCTGCGTGATGTTCCGCGGGGCCGCGGCCCGTTTGGCCTTCACGCCCGAGGACGGGCTGGAGGTGGTGGCCGCCGGCCGCGTCGGCGTCTACGGACCGGCCGGCACGTATCAGCTCTACGTCGAGGCCCTGGAGCCGGCTGGCCTCGGCGCCCTCTTCCTGGCCCTCGAGCAGCGCCGGCGGCGGCTGGCCCGGGAGGGGCTGTTCGACCCGGAGCGCAAGCGCCCGCTGCCGCCCTTCCCCCGCTGCCTCGGCGTGGTCACCTCGGCCGACGGCGCGGCGCTGCGGGACATCCTCCAGGTCGCCCTGCGCCGCAACCCGCGGCTGCGCGTGGTGGTGGCGCCCGTGCCCGTCCAGGGCGAGGGTGCCGCCCAGGCCATCGCGGCCGCCATCGCCCGATTCAACCGCTGGGGCGGGGCCGACGTGCTGATCGTCGGCCGCGGTGGCGGCGCCCGGGAGGACCTCTGGACGTTCAATGATGAGATCGTGGTCCGGGCGGTGGCGTCCAGCCGCATCCCCGTGGTCTCGGCGGTGGGTCACGAGATCGACGTCACCCTCTGCGACCTGGCGGCCGACGCGCGCGCCCCGACGCCGTCGGCGGCGGCCGCCATGGTGGTGCCGGAGCTGGGACCCGTGCAGGCGCGGCTGGCCGAGCTCGCCCACCGCCTGGAGACCGCGATGCGGCGGCGGCTGGAGCGGGCGCGGCGGCGGCTGGACGAACTGGCCCGGCGGCCCGGGTTGCGCCACCCGGCGCAGCAGCTGGAGGACCGGCGCAGACGGCTGCGGCAGATCGAAGGCGCGCTGCGCCGCGCCATGGCCTGGCGGCTCCATGGCGAGCGGCGGCGGCTGGAGGCCCTGGCGGGCAGGCTCGAGTCCCTGAGCCCGCTGGCTGTGCTGCGACGCGGCTACAGCATCACGCGCGACGCGACGGGTCGGGTGCTCACCGACGCCGCGGACCTCCGGCCGGGTCACCGGGTGGAGGTGCTGCTGGCGCGGGGCCGGCTGGAGGCGGAGGTGCGGCGCGTCGACCCGGAGGGCGGGGCGACGGCGATCCTGGACGGTCTTCGCCCAGGGGAGGACGGGTGA
- the folD gene encoding bifunctional methylenetetrahydrofolate dehydrogenase/methenyltetrahydrofolate cyclohydrolase FolD, whose product MPGQGIPRRRSRPGRRSPRPGRRAAPPNPEGRRERHRGRPAAAGLGEPHGGDPSQGRADGRGPTTGARSRGTPGPVRTGGAKGREAPLGEDKLWEGRSLAARIRVEVAARAARFRRRMGRPPGLAAVLVGDDPASFVYVRNKARACREAGLYSEVHHLPATATQAQVVALVRRLNARPDVDGILIQWPVPAGIDYEAVVAEIDPARDVDGFHPVNAGALWRGRPRLVPCTPLGVLALLRAYGVTPAGRHAVVVGRSPIVGRPMAGLLLLQDATVTVCHSRTPELGRIARQADILVVAAGRPGLIGADHVAPGAAVVDVGINRQGGRLTGDVRRAEVLPVAAGVTPVPGGVGPMTVAMLLVNTVEAAWARAEGRPPDSLAACPPLREATA is encoded by the coding sequence ATGCCGGGGCAGGGGATCCCGCGGAGGCGCAGCCGGCCGGGCCGCCGGTCCCCGCGCCCGGGGCGGAGGGCGGCTCCACCGAACCCTGAAGGGCGGCGGGAGCGGCACCGGGGGCGACCGGCCGCGGCAGGGCTGGGGGAGCCGCATGGAGGCGACCCGTCCCAGGGACGCGCCGACGGGCGGGGGCCGACCACGGGCGCACGGAGCCGGGGTACCCCTGGGCCCGTCCGCACCGGCGGGGCGAAGGGGAGGGAGGCGCCGCTGGGCGAGGACAAGCTGTGGGAGGGCAGGTCCCTGGCGGCCCGGATCCGTGTCGAGGTCGCGGCCCGCGCCGCCCGCTTCCGCCGACGGATGGGGCGCCCGCCCGGCCTGGCGGCGGTGCTGGTCGGGGACGACCCCGCCTCCTTCGTCTACGTGCGCAACAAGGCCCGGGCCTGCCGGGAGGCCGGGCTCTACTCGGAGGTGCACCACCTGCCCGCCACCGCGACCCAGGCGCAGGTGGTCGCCCTGGTCCGCCGCCTGAATGCGCGGCCCGACGTGGACGGCATCCTGATCCAGTGGCCGGTGCCGGCGGGGATCGACTACGAGGCGGTGGTGGCCGAGATCGACCCGGCCCGGGACGTGGATGGCTTCCACCCCGTCAACGCGGGAGCCCTCTGGCGGGGGCGGCCGCGGCTCGTCCCCTGTACGCCCCTGGGCGTCTTGGCGCTGTTGCGCGCCTACGGCGTCACGCCGGCCGGCCGCCATGCGGTGGTGGTCGGGCGGAGCCCCATCGTCGGTCGGCCGATGGCCGGGTTGCTACTGCTCCAGGACGCCACGGTGACCGTCTGCCATTCGCGGACGCCCGAGCTCGGGCGCATCGCGCGGCAGGCGGACATCCTCGTGGTGGCCGCGGGACGCCCGGGCCTGATCGGCGCGGACCACGTCGCCCCCGGCGCCGCGGTGGTGGACGTGGGCATCAACCGGCAGGGCGGCCGCCTGACCGGCGACGTGCGCCGCGCGGAGGTCCTGCCGGTGGCCGCCGGCGTGACCCCGGTACCGGGCGGGGTGGGACCCATGACGGTGGCGATGCTGCTGGTCAATACCGTCGAGGCGGCGTGGGCGCGCGCCGAGGGCCGGCCGCCGGACAGCCTGGCGGCGTGCCCGCCGCTGCGGGAGGCGACGGCGTGA
- a CDS encoding transcription antitermination factor NusB: MAINEAVELAKRYSSEDAARFVNGILGQLARDRGLAEGDAGAGDPAEAQPAGPPVPAPGAEGGSTEP, from the coding sequence GTGGCGATCAACGAGGCCGTCGAGCTGGCGAAGCGGTACAGCAGCGAGGACGCCGCCCGCTTCGTCAACGGCATCCTCGGCCAGTTGGCGCGGGACCGCGGGCTGGCCGAGGGCGATGCCGGGGCAGGGGATCCCGCGGAGGCGCAGCCGGCCGGGCCGCCGGTCCCCGCGCCCGGGGCGGAGGGCGGCTCCACCGAACCCTGA